The following coding sequences are from one Streptomyces sp. NBC_01485 window:
- a CDS encoding sugar phosphate isomerase/epimerase family protein, translated as MPRTFTLFTGQWADLPLEEVCRVARDFGYDGLELACWGDHFEVDKALADPGYVKSRHQLLDKYGLKCWAISNHLVGQAVCDAIIDERHQAILPARIWGDGEPEGVRRRAAEEIADTARAAAAFGVDTVIGFTGSAIWHLVAMFPPVPESVIARGYEDFAERWNPILDVFDTQGVRFAHEVHPSEIAYDYWTTVRTLDAVDRRPAFGLNFDPSHFVWQDLDPVGFLWDFRDRIYHVDCKEARKRLDGRNGRLGSHLPWGDPRRGWDFVSAGHGDVPWEDVFRMLRSIDYRGPISVEWEDAGMDRLQGAPEALTRLKAYDFDPPSASFDAAFGN; from the coding sequence ATGCCGCGCACGTTCACACTCTTCACCGGCCAGTGGGCCGACCTGCCCCTGGAGGAGGTCTGCCGTGTCGCCCGCGACTTCGGCTACGACGGCCTCGAACTCGCCTGCTGGGGCGACCACTTCGAGGTCGACAAGGCGCTCGCGGATCCCGGGTACGTGAAGTCCCGCCACCAACTCCTCGACAAGTACGGCCTGAAATGCTGGGCCATCTCCAACCACCTGGTGGGGCAGGCGGTTTGCGACGCCATCATCGACGAACGCCACCAGGCCATCCTGCCCGCCCGCATCTGGGGCGACGGCGAGCCGGAAGGCGTCCGTCGGCGAGCCGCCGAGGAGATCGCCGACACCGCGCGGGCCGCGGCCGCCTTCGGCGTCGACACGGTGATCGGCTTCACCGGCTCCGCCATCTGGCACCTGGTCGCCATGTTCCCGCCCGTGCCCGAGTCGGTGATCGCGCGAGGCTACGAGGACTTCGCCGAACGCTGGAACCCGATCCTCGACGTCTTCGACACGCAGGGCGTGCGGTTCGCGCACGAAGTCCACCCCAGCGAGATCGCATACGACTACTGGACGACCGTACGCACGCTGGACGCGGTCGACCGTCGACCGGCTTTCGGCCTCAACTTCGATCCCAGTCACTTCGTGTGGCAGGACCTCGACCCGGTCGGCTTCCTGTGGGACTTCCGTGACCGCATCTACCACGTGGACTGCAAAGAGGCCCGCAAGCGCCTCGACGGTCGCAACGGCCGCCTCGGCTCCCACCTGCCCTGGGGTGACCCGCGCCGCGGCTGGGACTTCGTTTCCGCAGGCCACGGCGACGTCCCCTGGGAGGACGTCTTCCGCATGCTGCGCTCCATCGACTACCGGGGCCCGATCTCCGTGGAGTGGGAGGACGCCGGCATGGACCGGCTCCAGGGCGCCCCCGAGGCGCTGACCCGCCTCAAGGCCTACGACTTCGACCCGCCGTCGGCCTCCTTCGACGCGGCGTTCGGCAACTGA
- a CDS encoding Gfo/Idh/MocA family protein, producing the protein MEQPQQSAGPEAGKPPLRVGMVGYAFMGAAHSQGWRTVGRVFDLPRRPVLAVICGRDASAVRAAADRHGWAETETDWRALIARDDIDLVDICTPGDSHAEIAVAALAAGKHVLCEKPLANTVEEAETMACAAETAYRRGQLAMVGFNYRRVPATALARRMVVEGRLGTLRHVRATYLQDWLVDPEFPLTWRLRRERAGSGSLGDLGAHIVDLAQHLAGERLAGVSAITETFVRQRPLPGGPASGLSATSADDTGSAAADGTNTGIGTRTSTDISTGTRTGMVTVDDAALFTGRFVSGALASFEATRFATGRKNALRLELNGERGSLAFDLERLNELWFHDATEPGTHAGFRRILVTEPDHPYLDAWWPPGHGLGYEHTFVHQARDLVHAVAEGRSPEPSFADGLQVQRVLAAVEESAEKNSVYTPIAD; encoded by the coding sequence ATGGAACAGCCGCAGCAGTCAGCAGGTCCGGAGGCCGGCAAGCCGCCGCTCCGTGTGGGGATGGTCGGTTACGCGTTCATGGGCGCCGCCCACTCCCAGGGCTGGCGCACCGTGGGCCGCGTCTTCGACCTGCCCCGCCGCCCGGTCCTCGCCGTGATCTGCGGCCGCGACGCCTCCGCCGTGCGCGCGGCGGCCGACCGGCACGGCTGGGCGGAGACCGAGACCGACTGGCGTGCCCTGATCGCCCGGGACGACATCGACCTCGTCGACATCTGCACCCCCGGCGACTCGCACGCCGAGATCGCCGTCGCGGCGCTGGCCGCCGGCAAGCATGTGCTGTGCGAGAAGCCCCTCGCGAACACGGTCGAGGAAGCCGAGACCATGGCTTGCGCCGCCGAAACAGCCTACAGGCGAGGCCAGTTGGCGATGGTCGGCTTCAACTACCGACGCGTCCCGGCCACCGCCCTGGCCCGGCGGATGGTCGTCGAGGGCAGGCTCGGCACACTGCGGCACGTACGGGCGACGTACCTTCAGGACTGGTTGGTAGACCCGGAGTTCCCGCTGACCTGGCGGTTGCGCAGGGAACGGGCAGGCTCCGGCTCGCTCGGTGACCTGGGCGCGCACATCGTCGACCTCGCACAACACCTGGCGGGGGAGCGGCTCGCCGGAGTCTCCGCGATCACCGAGACCTTCGTACGGCAACGGCCGCTGCCCGGCGGTCCGGCGAGCGGCTTGAGCGCCACGTCCGCCGACGACACCGGCTCCGCCGCCGCTGACGGCACCAACACCGGCATCGGAACCCGCACCAGCACCGACATCAGCACCGGCACCCGCACCGGCATGGTCACCGTGGACGACGCCGCCCTGTTCACCGGCCGCTTCGTCTCCGGGGCGCTCGCTTCGTTCGAGGCGACCCGGTTCGCCACCGGGCGCAAGAACGCCCTGCGGCTCGAACTCAACGGTGAGCGCGGCTCGTTGGCCTTCGACCTGGAGCGCCTGAACGAACTGTGGTTCCACGACGCCACCGAGCCCGGTACGCACGCCGGCTTCCGCCGCATCCTCGTCACCGAACCCGACCACCCCTACCTGGACGCCTGGTGGCCGCCGGGGCACGGCCTCGGCTACGAGCACACCTTCGTCCACCAGGCCCGCGACCTGGTCCACGCCGTCGCCGAGGGCCGCAGTCCCGAACCCTCCTTCGCCGACGGGCTGCAGGTGCAACGGGTCCTTGCGGCGGTCGAGGAGAGCGCCGAGAAGAACTCCGTCTACACCCCCATAGCGGACTGA